The Xiphophorus hellerii strain 12219 chromosome 5, Xiphophorus_hellerii-4.1, whole genome shotgun sequence genome window below encodes:
- the anp32b gene encoding acidic leucine-rich nuclear phosphoprotein 32 family member B isoform X1, translating into MDMKKRIHLELRNRTPSDVRELVLDNCRSVEGKIEGLTAEFVNLEFLSLINVGLISVSNLPKLAKLKKLELSDNRISGGLDVLAEKLPNLTHLNLSGNKLKDISTLEPLKKLENLKSLDLFNCEVTNLNDYRESVFKLLPQLTYLDGYDMEDREASDSDGEVDGDGVDDDEDEEGEEEEDEDGEEEDFDEEDDDEEDEEEVEGEEDDEEVSGEEEDDEFGQDGEVEDEDEDEDEDEEEAEAGKGQKRKRDAEDEDDDEDDEDDD; encoded by the exons gTACGAGAACTCGTCCTCGATAATTGTCGGTCGGTTGAAGGGAAAATCGAAGGCCTCACAGCTGAGTTCGTCAACCTCGAATTCCTCAGTTTGATAAATGTCGGCCTAATCTCAGTGTCCAACCTGCCTAAACTAGCGAAACTGAAAAAG CTGGAGTTGAGTGACAACAGAATCAGTGGCGGCCTCGACGTTTTAGCAGAGAAACTCCCCAACCTCACACATCTAAACCTGAGCGGAAACAAATTGAAAGACATCAGCACGTTGGAACCGTTG AAAAAGCTGGAAAACCTGAAGAGTTTGGACCTGTTCAACTGTGAAGTAACGAACCTGAACGACTACAGAGAGAGCGTCTTCAAGCTGCTGCCTCAGCTCACCTACCTGGATGGCTACGACATGGAGGACAGGGAAGCCTCCGACTCTGATGGAGAGGTGGACGGAGACGGCGTGGATGATGACGAGGACGAAG agggagaggaggaggaagacgaagaTGGGGAGGAGGAAGACTTTGacgaggaggatgatgatgaggaagatgaagaggaagTAGAAGGAGAAGAGGATGACGAGGAAGTTAGTGGTGAAGAGGAG gacgACGAGTTCGGTCAGGATGGAGAggtggaggatgaggatgaagatgaggatgaaGACGAAGAGG AAGCAGAAGCCGGGAAAGGCCAGAAGAGAAAGCGAGATGCGGAGGACGAAGACGACGATGAGGATGACGAAGACGACGATTAA
- the anp32b gene encoding acidic leucine-rich nuclear phosphoprotein 32 family member B isoform X2, whose product MDMKKRIHLELRNRTPSDVRELVLDNCRSVEGKIEGLTAEFVNLEFLSLINVGLISVSNLPKLAKLKKLELSDNRISGGLDVLAEKLPNLTHLNLSGNKLKDISTLEPLKKLENLKSLDLFNCEVTNLNDYRESVFKLLPQLTYLDGYDMEDREASDSDGEVDGDGVDDDEDEEGEEEEDEDGEEEDFDEEDDDEEDEEEVEGEEDDEEVSGEEEDDEFGQDGEVEDEDEDEDEDEEAEAGKGQKRKRDAEDEDDDEDDEDDD is encoded by the exons gTACGAGAACTCGTCCTCGATAATTGTCGGTCGGTTGAAGGGAAAATCGAAGGCCTCACAGCTGAGTTCGTCAACCTCGAATTCCTCAGTTTGATAAATGTCGGCCTAATCTCAGTGTCCAACCTGCCTAAACTAGCGAAACTGAAAAAG CTGGAGTTGAGTGACAACAGAATCAGTGGCGGCCTCGACGTTTTAGCAGAGAAACTCCCCAACCTCACACATCTAAACCTGAGCGGAAACAAATTGAAAGACATCAGCACGTTGGAACCGTTG AAAAAGCTGGAAAACCTGAAGAGTTTGGACCTGTTCAACTGTGAAGTAACGAACCTGAACGACTACAGAGAGAGCGTCTTCAAGCTGCTGCCTCAGCTCACCTACCTGGATGGCTACGACATGGAGGACAGGGAAGCCTCCGACTCTGATGGAGAGGTGGACGGAGACGGCGTGGATGATGACGAGGACGAAG agggagaggaggaggaagacgaagaTGGGGAGGAGGAAGACTTTGacgaggaggatgatgatgaggaagatgaagaggaagTAGAAGGAGAAGAGGATGACGAGGAAGTTAGTGGTGAAGAGGAG gacgACGAGTTCGGTCAGGATGGAGAggtggaggatgaggatgaagatgaggatgaaGACGAAGAGG CAGAAGCCGGGAAAGGCCAGAAGAGAAAGCGAGATGCGGAGGACGAAGACGACGATGAGGATGACGAAGACGACGATTAA